In one Andrena cerasifolii isolate SP2316 chromosome 2, iyAndCera1_principal, whole genome shotgun sequence genomic region, the following are encoded:
- the Wwox gene encoding WW domain-containing oxidoreductase isoform X1 yields the protein MVGILNDSDSEDELPPGWEEMTTVDGNVYYVNHYTKGTQWTHPRTGRKKIVEGELPSGWERCVSDDGKVLFVDHMNRTITYTDPRLAFATEYRELSQPVRQRFDGSSTALSVLHGRDLRGKVAIVTGANTGIGFETARSLALHGCKVILACRDIKKGEEAVQRIQQERDNVTCETLHLDLSSLYSVKEAAEKFKQKYRTLHILILNAGVFAIPYELTKDGYETTFQVNHLSQFYFTLLLEHPIRSCHNSRVVIVSSESHRFSSLRTVEDFHQLTLSPPAYKYWFMGAYNDSKLCNILFAQELAKRWPSVSVFSCHPGNMVSSSLSRYSWTLRLLFMLVRPFTKSLQQAASTSVFCATAPELEGVTGVYFNNCYRCDPSNTGLDPALASRLWSVSQEMIISIMKKDKLWETLALK from the exons ATGGTAGGCATTTTAAATGATTCTGACAGCGAAGATGAATTACCTCCCGGCTGGGAGGAAATGACAACTGTTGATGGAAATGTCTATTACGTGAA TCATTACACGAAAGGCACACAGTGGACGCATCCCAGGACTGgtcgtaaaaaaattgttgaaggaG AATTGCCGTCCGGATGGGAACGATGCGTGTCGGACGACGGCAAAGTTTTATTCGTTGATCATATGAATCGCACGATAACGTACACAGATCCACGACTCGCGTTCGCTACGGAATACAGAGAGTTGTCGCAACCTGTACGACAACGGTTCGACGGGAGTAGTACAGCGTTGTCCGTTCTGCATGGTCGAGATTTAAGAGGCAAAGTGGCCATTGTCACAGGCGCTAATACCGGTATAG GATTCGAAACTGCTAGATCATTAGCATTGCATGGTTGCAAAGTTATATTAGCTTGTAGAGATATCAAAAAAGGCGAAGAAGCAGTACAAAGAATACAACAGGAAAGGGATAACGTGACGTGCGAAACGCTGCATTTAGATTTGTCCTCTTTATACAGCGTTAAAGAGGCAGctgagaagtttaaacaaaaatatag AACACTACACATTCTTATACTAAACGCTGGAGTTTTTGCGATTCCCTACGAGCTCACGAAAGATGGTTACGAAACAACATTTCAAGTGAATCATCTCTCGCAATTTTATTTCACCCTTTTGTTGGAGCATCCGATTCGAAGTTGCCACAATTCTAGGGTAGTGATCGTTTCCAGTGAATCACACAG GTTTTCATCTCTCCGAACAGTAGAAGATTTTCATCAATTGACTCTTTCCCCTCCTGCGTATAAATATTGGTTTATGGGAGCGTATAATGACTCTAAGTTGTGTAATATTCTGTTCGCACAAGAATTGGCAAAGCGTTGGCCGTCTGTGAGCGTGTTCAGTTGCCATCCCGGTAACATGGTTTCTTCCTCCCTGTCCCGCTACTCGTGGACGTTACGATTATTGTTCATGCTGGTGCGACCATTCACAAAATCACTG CAACAGGCGGCAAGCACGTCAGTTTTCTGCGCGACCGCGCCAGAACTGGAAGGCGTAACTGGAGTTTATTTCAATAACTGTTACCGCTGCGATCCATCGAATACAGGATTAGATCCTGCACTCGCATCGAGATTGTGGTCCGTTAGTCAAGAAATGATTATAAGCATTATGAAAAAAGACAAACTTTGGGAAACGTTAGCGCTGAAATGA
- the Wwox gene encoding WW domain-containing oxidoreductase isoform X2 yields MVGILNDSDSEDELPPGWEEMTTVDGNVYYVNHYTKGTQWTHPRTGRKKIVEGDPRLAFATEYRELSQPVRQRFDGSSTALSVLHGRDLRGKVAIVTGANTGIGFETARSLALHGCKVILACRDIKKGEEAVQRIQQERDNVTCETLHLDLSSLYSVKEAAEKFKQKYRTLHILILNAGVFAIPYELTKDGYETTFQVNHLSQFYFTLLLEHPIRSCHNSRVVIVSSESHRFSSLRTVEDFHQLTLSPPAYKYWFMGAYNDSKLCNILFAQELAKRWPSVSVFSCHPGNMVSSSLSRYSWTLRLLFMLVRPFTKSLQQAASTSVFCATAPELEGVTGVYFNNCYRCDPSNTGLDPALASRLWSVSQEMIISIMKKDKLWETLALK; encoded by the exons ATGGTAGGCATTTTAAATGATTCTGACAGCGAAGATGAATTACCTCCCGGCTGGGAGGAAATGACAACTGTTGATGGAAATGTCTATTACGTGAA TCATTACACGAAAGGCACACAGTGGACGCATCCCAGGACTGgtcgtaaaaaaattgttgaaggaG ATCCACGACTCGCGTTCGCTACGGAATACAGAGAGTTGTCGCAACCTGTACGACAACGGTTCGACGGGAGTAGTACAGCGTTGTCCGTTCTGCATGGTCGAGATTTAAGAGGCAAAGTGGCCATTGTCACAGGCGCTAATACCGGTATAG GATTCGAAACTGCTAGATCATTAGCATTGCATGGTTGCAAAGTTATATTAGCTTGTAGAGATATCAAAAAAGGCGAAGAAGCAGTACAAAGAATACAACAGGAAAGGGATAACGTGACGTGCGAAACGCTGCATTTAGATTTGTCCTCTTTATACAGCGTTAAAGAGGCAGctgagaagtttaaacaaaaatatag AACACTACACATTCTTATACTAAACGCTGGAGTTTTTGCGATTCCCTACGAGCTCACGAAAGATGGTTACGAAACAACATTTCAAGTGAATCATCTCTCGCAATTTTATTTCACCCTTTTGTTGGAGCATCCGATTCGAAGTTGCCACAATTCTAGGGTAGTGATCGTTTCCAGTGAATCACACAG GTTTTCATCTCTCCGAACAGTAGAAGATTTTCATCAATTGACTCTTTCCCCTCCTGCGTATAAATATTGGTTTATGGGAGCGTATAATGACTCTAAGTTGTGTAATATTCTGTTCGCACAAGAATTGGCAAAGCGTTGGCCGTCTGTGAGCGTGTTCAGTTGCCATCCCGGTAACATGGTTTCTTCCTCCCTGTCCCGCTACTCGTGGACGTTACGATTATTGTTCATGCTGGTGCGACCATTCACAAAATCACTG CAACAGGCGGCAAGCACGTCAGTTTTCTGCGCGACCGCGCCAGAACTGGAAGGCGTAACTGGAGTTTATTTCAATAACTGTTACCGCTGCGATCCATCGAATACAGGATTAGATCCTGCACTCGCATCGAGATTGTGGTCCGTTAGTCAAGAAATGATTATAAGCATTATGAAAAAAGACAAACTTTGGGAAACGTTAGCGCTGAAATGA
- the Wwox gene encoding WW domain-containing oxidoreductase isoform X3, giving the protein MNRTITYTDPRLAFATEYRELSQPVRQRFDGSSTALSVLHGRDLRGKVAIVTGANTGIGFETARSLALHGCKVILACRDIKKGEEAVQRIQQERDNVTCETLHLDLSSLYSVKEAAEKFKQKYRTLHILILNAGVFAIPYELTKDGYETTFQVNHLSQFYFTLLLEHPIRSCHNSRVVIVSSESHRFSSLRTVEDFHQLTLSPPAYKYWFMGAYNDSKLCNILFAQELAKRWPSVSVFSCHPGNMVSSSLSRYSWTLRLLFMLVRPFTKSLQQAASTSVFCATAPELEGVTGVYFNNCYRCDPSNTGLDPALASRLWSVSQEMIISIMKKDKLWETLALK; this is encoded by the exons ATGAATCGCACGATAACGTACACAGATCCACGACTCGCGTTCGCTACGGAATACAGAGAGTTGTCGCAACCTGTACGACAACGGTTCGACGGGAGTAGTACAGCGTTGTCCGTTCTGCATGGTCGAGATTTAAGAGGCAAAGTGGCCATTGTCACAGGCGCTAATACCGGTATAG GATTCGAAACTGCTAGATCATTAGCATTGCATGGTTGCAAAGTTATATTAGCTTGTAGAGATATCAAAAAAGGCGAAGAAGCAGTACAAAGAATACAACAGGAAAGGGATAACGTGACGTGCGAAACGCTGCATTTAGATTTGTCCTCTTTATACAGCGTTAAAGAGGCAGctgagaagtttaaacaaaaatatag AACACTACACATTCTTATACTAAACGCTGGAGTTTTTGCGATTCCCTACGAGCTCACGAAAGATGGTTACGAAACAACATTTCAAGTGAATCATCTCTCGCAATTTTATTTCACCCTTTTGTTGGAGCATCCGATTCGAAGTTGCCACAATTCTAGGGTAGTGATCGTTTCCAGTGAATCACACAG GTTTTCATCTCTCCGAACAGTAGAAGATTTTCATCAATTGACTCTTTCCCCTCCTGCGTATAAATATTGGTTTATGGGAGCGTATAATGACTCTAAGTTGTGTAATATTCTGTTCGCACAAGAATTGGCAAAGCGTTGGCCGTCTGTGAGCGTGTTCAGTTGCCATCCCGGTAACATGGTTTCTTCCTCCCTGTCCCGCTACTCGTGGACGTTACGATTATTGTTCATGCTGGTGCGACCATTCACAAAATCACTG CAACAGGCGGCAAGCACGTCAGTTTTCTGCGCGACCGCGCCAGAACTGGAAGGCGTAACTGGAGTTTATTTCAATAACTGTTACCGCTGCGATCCATCGAATACAGGATTAGATCCTGCACTCGCATCGAGATTGTGGTCCGTTAGTCAAGAAATGATTATAAGCATTATGAAAAAAGACAAACTTTGGGAAACGTTAGCGCTGAAATGA
- the Mic26-27 gene encoding MICOS complex subunit 26/27 isoform X1, giving the protein MQRTMLFKKFLMPCGLCAAVPTMKPASPAEGHTVPCNSEASPKQLIKPSELPIYTVEDGYSKKMPCPESSSVVQQNVRKIREAVQGLKVMYNDVSNNVSATIENCKFVIDYLQDESNLMPRAGAVGIGGLSGLVLGLRGGFFKRLVYTSTGAGIVGAVCFPRETKEAFNTVEHYGNIGYNFIYGVKPGDSKKEISLKEIPLMQTLLESEFVNMVLHPFKQNTSNTATDKTEENSPASKSEIKKE; this is encoded by the exons ATGCAGCGAACGATG TTGTTCAAGAAATTCTTGATGCCCTGCGGACTATGCGCTGCGGTACCAACGATGAAACCTGCCAGCCCAGCCGAAGGACATACCGTGCCTTGTAATAGCGAAGCATCACCCAAACAATTAATAAAACCATCCGAACTACCCATTTACACTGTTGAAGATGGGTATTCTAAAAAGATGCCATG CCCAGAGAGTTCTTCGGTCGTGCAGCAAAACGTTAGGAAGATACGTGAAGCAGTGCAAGGGTTGAAAGTTATGTACAACGACGTTTCTAATAATGTTTCTGCGACCATTGAAAATTGTAAAT TTGTGATTGATTACCTTCAAGATGAAAGCAATCTTATGCCACGAGCAGGAGCTGTCGGTATCGGTGGTTTGTCGGGACTGGTGCTGGGTCTCAGGGGAGGTTTCTTTAAACGATTGGTTTATACTAGCACAGGTGCTGGTATCGTTGGAGCTGTCTGTTTCCCTCGAGAAACGAAAGAAGCATTTAATACGGTGGAACACTACGGAAATATTGGATATAATTTCATTTACGGTG TGAAACCAGGAGATAGCAAAAAGGAAATTTCGCTTAAAGAAATTCCATTAATGCAGACTCTGCTCGAATCAGAATTTGTTAATATGGTACTTCATCCATTTAAACAGAATACATCGAATACTGCTACCGACAAAACGGAG GAGAATTCGCCTGCAAGtaaatcagaaataaaaaaggaataa
- the Mic26-27 gene encoding MICOS complex subunit 26/27 isoform X2, protein MQRTMKFLMPCGLCAAVPTMKPASPAEGHTVPCNSEASPKQLIKPSELPIYTVEDGYSKKMPCPESSSVVQQNVRKIREAVQGLKVMYNDVSNNVSATIENCKFVIDYLQDESNLMPRAGAVGIGGLSGLVLGLRGGFFKRLVYTSTGAGIVGAVCFPRETKEAFNTVEHYGNIGYNFIYGVKPGDSKKEISLKEIPLMQTLLESEFVNMVLHPFKQNTSNTATDKTEENSPASKSEIKKE, encoded by the exons ATGCAGCGAACGATG AAATTCTTGATGCCCTGCGGACTATGCGCTGCGGTACCAACGATGAAACCTGCCAGCCCAGCCGAAGGACATACCGTGCCTTGTAATAGCGAAGCATCACCCAAACAATTAATAAAACCATCCGAACTACCCATTTACACTGTTGAAGATGGGTATTCTAAAAAGATGCCATG CCCAGAGAGTTCTTCGGTCGTGCAGCAAAACGTTAGGAAGATACGTGAAGCAGTGCAAGGGTTGAAAGTTATGTACAACGACGTTTCTAATAATGTTTCTGCGACCATTGAAAATTGTAAAT TTGTGATTGATTACCTTCAAGATGAAAGCAATCTTATGCCACGAGCAGGAGCTGTCGGTATCGGTGGTTTGTCGGGACTGGTGCTGGGTCTCAGGGGAGGTTTCTTTAAACGATTGGTTTATACTAGCACAGGTGCTGGTATCGTTGGAGCTGTCTGTTTCCCTCGAGAAACGAAAGAAGCATTTAATACGGTGGAACACTACGGAAATATTGGATATAATTTCATTTACGGTG TGAAACCAGGAGATAGCAAAAAGGAAATTTCGCTTAAAGAAATTCCATTAATGCAGACTCTGCTCGAATCAGAATTTGTTAATATGGTACTTCATCCATTTAAACAGAATACATCGAATACTGCTACCGACAAAACGGAG GAGAATTCGCCTGCAAGtaaatcagaaataaaaaaggaataa
- the LOC143366033 gene encoding M-phase phosphoprotein 6-like isoform X3, producing MNSNKAKLSKSILDMKFMKRTKEKVEKQLFQEEGEEYFGNELTKRMKQESERFIIQPSYVFCEKLIDGRVSYKGMNPEIEKLMETERDNERALLEAKTETDVSNEQMVQHFKGLRKNIKSDHKCEKPLKKNDYKPSQKKPKFLKPQD from the exons ATGAATTCGAACAAAGCAAAGTTATCAAAAAGCATTCTGGATATGAAA TTTATGAAACGGACTAAAGAGAAAGTAGAAAAGCAACTATTTCAAGAAGAAGGTGAAGAATATTTTGGCAATGAGCTGACAAAACGCATGAAGCAAGAATC AGAGAGATTCATCATTCAACCTAGTTATGTCTTCTGCGAGAAATTAATCGACGGTAGAGTAAGTTATAAAGGAATGAACCCTGAGATAGAGAAATTAATGGAGACAGAACGGGACAATGAGCGCGCTCTGTTAGAAGCGAAAACAGAAACAGATGTTTCGAATGAGCAAATGGTACAGCATTTCAAGGGTTTAAGGAAAAACATTAAAAGTGATCACAAATGTGAGAAGCCGTTGAAAAAGAACGACTACAAACCATCGCAAAAGAAACCAAAGTTTTTGAAACCACAAGATTAG